Below is a genomic region from Oxyura jamaicensis isolate SHBP4307 breed ruddy duck chromosome 5 unlocalized genomic scaffold, BPBGC_Ojam_1.0 oxy5_random_OJ130, whole genome shotgun sequence.
ggggggaggggggcttAATCGctgccaccccctcccctcGCAGCCCCCTTTCACGGCTGAGAACCGCAAGAAAACCATCGACAAGATCCTGAAGGGGAAGCTCGTGCTGCCGCCCTACCTGACGCCTGATGCCCGTGACCTGCTCAAAAAGGTGcctgagcccccccccgccccctggTACCCCCTGCCTGGGGGGGCAGCACTGGAACACCCCCCTGGGGGGAGCACTGGAACACCCCCTTGCCCCTTCTCTTCCAGTTCCTCAAGAGGAACCCCAGCCAGCGGGTCGGGGGGGGGCCCAGGCGATGCAGCCGACGTGCAGGTAGgagtggggcaggggagaggtgTCACCAGTGATGCCCCCCCCCGTAACCTCCCTCTCCCCGCTCCTCCTGCAGAAGCAGCCCTTCTTCCGCCACATCAACTGGGACGACCTGCTGGCCCGCAGGCTGGACCCCCCCTTCAAACCCTGCCTGGtactggggtggggggaggcttggggggggggcagctctGTTTCCTCCtggcggggggcgggggggcggcgtCAAGAGCAGCCGCATCCCCGCAGCAGTCGGAGGAAGACGTCAGCCAGTTCGACACCCGCTTCACCCGCCAGACGCCCGTGGACAGCCCAGACGACGCGGCCATCAGCGAGAGCGCCAACCAGGCCTTCCTGGTaccgggggggcaccgggaggggtGGGCTGGGGGTCCCTGACCCGCCCCCCCTGATGTGCCCCCTCTCCGTGCAGGGCTTCACCTACGTGGCCCCCTCGGTGCTGGAGAGCATCAAGGAGGGGTTCTCCTTCCAGCCTAAGGTGCGCTCCCCCCGGCGCCTCAACAGCAGCCCCCGCACCCCCGTCAGGTacctgtgctggggggggggaggcactggggaggaggggatgCAGCGTGCTCCCCCTCACCGCCTTCCCCCCCCACAGCCCCGTGAAGTTCTCCCCCTTCGAGCCCTTCAAgccgggggcagcagcagcagagcccatggagctggggCCCAGCCTGCCCCCCCCGCCCGAGGGCACGGCCCCCCTGCCCATCAAGACTGCTGTGGGCACCAAGAAGGCCAAGGGGGGGCGCGGGCGGGTGCCCAGGTAGGGGGGGCGGTGGCGGGGGGGACGCCCGCAGGGGGACGCGCCACCGGGTGAGGAGGGGCCCGGCGCggtgccggggccggggggggccccgTCCCGGTGCTGGCCGCGGGGCGAGGGGGGGCCCTgcggagctgctggtgctggcacgGCAGGGGGGCTCCGGCActgccccccgcccccgtgCTGCTGCCGCCGGGGGGGGTCCgggccgtggggctgtgccCGCGGTGGTGGGGCGAGTGCCAATTAAAGCATTGATCAGGCCTGGCTGCCCTCTGcttggggggctgggggggcgcCCCTGCTATCTGCATGGCCACGCCCCCTCTTCTACATAGCCACGCCCCCACCTCCAGGCCCCACCCCTTctcaccacctccctgctgtCGCCATGTGCTGCTCCCCTTTgcccctccccttccccaggccaCGCCCCCTCGGGGCTCCTCCCACCGCCCCCACGCCCCACCCCCTTCGCCAAACCACGCCCCCAGGAGTGGCAACGTCTTTTTATTGGTCAGCGGCAGGCCCACACAGCCAATCGCGTGGCTCTGCTGGGGCTTGGGGTGGGCATGCCTGTGGGTGGGGGCGGTGACGTCAGAGGGCGGTGACGTCAGAGGGCGGTGACGTCAGAGGGCGGTGACGTCAGAGGGCGGTGACATGTGGCCGCGTGTCCCCCCAGGCGGCCGTCCCCGAGAAGGCGTGCATGTCACTGAGCAGTGCCTCAGCACTGCCGCCCAGCGCCTGCGGCACGCCCGGGGGGCTCTGCTCAGCCTCCAGCGGGGCCGCggcctcctcctcttcctcatcatcgtcctcctcatcctcctgctccttctgctcctcctcctcctcctcgtcctccacctcctcgtcctcctgccgccgctgctgctgggccCACGGCATCAGCTCTTCCTCCTCGGCCGGCGGGGCCGCGTCCTCGTTCCCATCCCCGGGGGGCTCGGCGAGGCCCTCCCGTCCCTGCAGCTGGTGCCAGCGGCCCCGCAGCAGCGCCAGGGCCTGGCGGCCCATGGGCCGGGGGTGGTAGCGGCCGTCCGAGAGGCGGCAGAGGTGGTGCCAGGCTAGGGCCAGCCCCACggccaggcacagcagcagccccagcagggcccccACCAGCCGGTCGTTGCGGCTCCCCACCGGCTCCCCCGCTGccgccagccctgccagcaccagcagcagcggcggggccggcgggcaCCGCGCTCCAGCCTgcggggacagggcaggggtCAGCCCCCAGCGGGGATGCGGGGCAGGGCCGTGCAgaagggcaggggctggtgccgGGGCAGGTGCCCCGTGACGGGAAGCTGCGGtcggcagcagctgcagcacctgcagcagcaggccgGGCtgcccccgcagcagccccagacagcccccagcagccccaaaCAGCCCCCAGCGATCCCCAGCCCTGTAGCACAACCCCCCCCCAGCGCCTGCCCAATGCCCCCCCAGCCTGGCGCCCCCAGcctccacctcccccccccccaagtctACCCCCCAAGCACTTGAACCGCAGCACAGCCCGGCCCTGTTGTCACCCATCCCCAAGAGCTGACTGCCCCTCCCAGGCAGGGGAAAGGGTACTACCCCAGGGCCCCATcactgctgccccccccccaactccGGGACAACACAGACTGAATTAGAACGAAGCATGGACCCCTCCACCCCAAACTTAACCAAGGGGACAAGCAGGAGTTGATGCTCAtggctggggacatgggggggggggggtgcaaccccccccccccccccccccaggttcACTCCCAGTCTGCTCCATGCCAACCCCCCCGTGTTTTTTGGGCGCTCACCAtcgctgggtgctgctggagcaggtccTGGTGCCGCAGGCGCAAGCGGTGCTGGGGGGGCCCCCCCGTGCTTCctgtctccccccccccagcagcggATGTATCGATGCGGGGGGAGGCGggtgctgtccccatccccccccTGCCTACCCGAAATGGAAAGGGCCCCGGAAACCCAGGGTGGTGCATGAGATATGGGGGAGTACTGCCTGTGCCCAGTGCCCCAGCGAGGCTCGGGGGGCTCCAGTGTTgtccccccacacacacaggCCTGGGGCCACCAACCCCCCTCAGTGCCCTGACTTATGGGGGCCCTgatgccccctccctgcccctgcagcttgagctgctcctgctgtccccattcCCTGCTCAAGCTTGTGCTAAAAACCCCTGCACCTTGCACCACCCCCGTGCTACCTGCAGAGGGAGGGGGCCATGCACACAGCCTGGGGGAGCTCCAGCACACCCCAGCTCCACTCCTCCCCCCGGCAAACCCATAGTGAAATCCCCATAACCGTCACagtgccccccccctcccaaacCCCTCTGCCCCCGCTCTTAGGCTCACCCGGCACCTTTCTTATAAAGACCTTTATTTGGAGTGAAAATATAGATTTTGACCCTGCCCTGTAGGGAGAACAAAGAGGGGGGGGAGAGCCCCA
It encodes:
- the PTPRCAP gene encoding protein tyrosine phosphatase receptor type C-associated protein, coding for MHHPGFPGPFPFRVGRGGMGTAPASPRIDTSAAGGGETGSTGGPPQHRLRLRHQDLLQQHPAMAGARCPPAPPLLLVLAGLAAAGEPVGSRNDRLVGALLGLLLCLAVGLALAWHHLCRLSDGRYHPRPMGRQALALLRGRWHQLQGREGLAEPPGDGNEDAAPPAEEEELMPWAQQQRRQEDEEVEDEEEEEEQKEQEDEEDDDEEEEEAAAPLEAEQSPPGVPQALGGSAEALLSDMHAFSGTAAWGDTRPHVTAL